Proteins encoded by one window of Gouania willdenowi chromosome 4, fGouWil2.1, whole genome shotgun sequence:
- the polr2h gene encoding DNA-directed RNA polymerases I, II, and III subunit RPABC3, with protein sequence MAGILFEDIFDVKDIDPDGKKFDRVSRLHCESESFKMDLILDVNIQIYPVDLGDKFRLVIATTLYEDGTPDDGEYNPQDDRPSRADQFDYVMYGKVYKIEGDETSTEAATRLSAYVSYGGLLMRLQGDANNLHGFEVDSRVYLLMKKLAF encoded by the exons ATGGCAGGGATACTTTTTGAAGATATCTTTGATGTCAAAGACATTGATCCTGATGGCAAGAAGTTTGACAGAG TGTCCCGTTTACATTGTGAAAGTGAATCGTTTAAGATGGACCTCATCTTGGATGTGAACATTCAGATTTATCCTGTCGATCTTG GGGACAAGTTCCGACTGGTCATTGCTACCACGTTATACGAAGATGGAACACCAGACGATGGAGAGTACAATCCTCAAGATGATCGTCCATCAAG aGCTGATCAGTTTGATTATGTAATGTATGGGAAAGTTTACAAGATAGAAGGGGATGAAACATCAACAGAAGCCGCAACACGTCT CTCTGCCTACGTGTCGTACGGAGGTCTTCTCATGAGGCTGCAGGGAGATGCCAATAATCTCCACGGCTTTGAGGTGGACTCCAGGGTCTATCTGCTCATGAAGAAGTTGGCCTTTTGA